Proteins encoded in a region of the Aythya fuligula isolate bAytFul2 chromosome 13, bAytFul2.pri, whole genome shotgun sequence genome:
- the DRP2 gene encoding dystrophin-related protein 2 isoform X2 produces MQPLVMQEWPYVLPPCPEWHGAAPARHSGAAHPLPQVKGSQDGAGPSCVSPRAPSSVAGPQNPLEMNLCWNEIKKKSHSLRARLEAFSDHSGKLQVPLQEIIDWLGQKDEELSAQLPLRGDVLLVQQEKETHAAFMEEVKSRGPYIYSVLESAQAFLSQHPFEELEEPTSESKDVSPRHRIQNISRFVWKQANVASELWEKLTARCVDQHRHIERTLEQLLEIKGAMEELSTTLDQAESVRETWEPIGDLFIDSLPEHIQSTKLFKDELSPMKDGVKVVNDLAHQLAISDVHLSMENSRTLEHINTRWKQLQASINERLKQLQDAHRDFGPGSQHFLSSSVQVPWERAISPNKVPYYINHQAQTTCWDHPKMTELYQTLADLNNIKFSAYRTAMKLRRVQKALRLDMVTLATALEIFNEHDLQPSDRAMDVVEVIHCLTALYERLEEERGILVNVPLCVDMSLNWLLNVFDSGRSGKMRALSFKTGIACLCGTEVKEKFQYLFSQVANAGGLCDQRHLGVLLHEAIQVPRQLGEVAAFGGSNVEPSIRSCFRFSHGKSAIEASQFLEWANLEPQSMVWLAVLHRVTMAEQVKHQTKCSVCRQCPIKGFRYRSLKQFNVDICQTCFLTGRASKGNKLHYPIMEYYTPTTSSENMRDFATTLKNKFRSKQYFSKHPQRGYLPVQSVLEADFSETPASSPMLPHADTHSRIEHFASRLAEMENQNCSFFSDSLSPDDSLDEDQYLLRHSSPITDREPAGSQQVPGSLPMDDKGELERILAHLEDENRILQGELRRLKWQHDEAVESPTLATGSPELVPDPRNEELLAEARILRQHKSRLETRMQILEDHNKQLESQLHRLRELLLQPPAESDGNGSAASSLASSPHQSEGSQAKEKEHDTPDTETADEVEAKTQEVSVCLEDIMEKLRSAFPSSRGMTSLI; encoded by the exons ATGCAGCCCCTGGTGATGCAGGAATGGCCTTACGTCCTCCCACCATGTCCTGAGTGGCACGGCGCGGCCCCGGCGCGGCACAGCGGCGCTGCCCACCCGCTGCCTCAG GTTAAAGGCTCTCAGGATGGTGCGGGACCTTCGTGTGTAAGCCCCCGGGCTCCCAGCAGTGTTGCTGGGCCCCAGAACCCCCTGGAGATGAATCTTTGTTGGAACGAGATCAAAAAGAAATCCCACAGCCTTCG GGCTCGGCTGGAGGCCTTCTCCGACCACAGCGGGAAGCTGCAGGTGCCCCTGCAGGAGATCATCGACTGGCTGGGGCAGAAGGATGAGGAGCTGTCGGCGCAGCTGCCCCTGCGCGGGGACGTCCTGCTGgtgcagcaggagaaggagacGCACGCG GCTTTCATGGAAGAAGTGAAGTCCCGGGGGCCGTATATTTACTCTGTCCTGGAGTCAGCACAGGCTTTCCTTTCCCAGCATCCGTTTGAGGAACTGGAAGAGCcaacttcagaaagcaaag ATGTTTCTCCCCGGCACCGCATCCAGAACATCAGCCGCTTCGTCTGGAAGCAGGCGAATGTGGCCAGCGAGCTGTGGGAGAAGCTGACGGCCCGCTGTGTGGACCAGCACCGGCACATCGAGCGGAcgctggagcagctgctggagatcAAAGGGGCCATGGaggagctcagcaccacgcTGGACCAGGCTGAAAGCGTGCGTGAGACCTGGGAGCCCATTGGGGACCTCTTCATCGACTCCTTGCCAGAGCACATCCAGTCCACCAAG ctcttcaaggaCGAGCTCTCTCCCATGAAGGACGGGGTGAAAGTGGTCAATGACCTGGCACACCAGCTCGCCATCTCGGACGTCCACCTCTCCATGGAGAACTCCCGCACCCTGGAGCACATCAACACACgctggaagcagctgcag gcCTCCATCAACGAACGCCTGAAGCAGCTCCAGGATGCCCACCGGGACTTCGGGCCGGGCTCGCAGCACTTCCTCTCCT CCTCGGTCCAGGTGCCCTGGGAGCGAGCCATCTCCCCCAACAAAGTGCCCTACTACATCAA ccacCAGGCCCAGACAACGTGCTGGGACCACCCCAAGATGACGGAGCTGTACCAGACGCTGG CGGATTTGAACAACATCAAGTTCTCGGCGTACCGGACAGCGATGAAGCTGCGGCGGGTGCAGAAAGCCCTGCGAT TGGACATGGTGACCCTGGCCACGGCCCTGGAGATCTTCAACGAGCACGACCTGCAGCCCAGCGACCGGGCGATGGACGTGGTGGAGGTGATCCACTGCCTGACCGCCCTGTACGAGCGGCTGGAGGAGGAGCGGGGCATCCTGGTGAACGTGCCGCTCTGCGTCGACATGAGCCTCAACTGGCTGCTCAACGTCTTCGACAG CGGCCGCAGCGGGAAGATGAGGGCCCTCTCCTTCAAGACGGGCATTGCATGTCTGTGCGGGACGGAGGTCAAGGAGAAATTCCAGT ACCTCTTCAGCCAAGTGGCAAATGCTGGGGGTCTGTGTGACCAGCGGCACCTGGGTGTCCTGCTCCACGAGGCCATCCAGGTCCCGCGGCAGCTCGGGGAGGTGGCAGCCTTCGGGGGCAGCAACGTGGAGCCCAGCATCCGCAGCTGCTTCCGATTC AGCCACGGCAAGTCTGCCATCGAGGCGTCCCAGTTCCTGGAGTGGGCCAACCTGGAGCCGCAGTCCATGGTGTGGCTGGCCGTGCTGCACCGCGTCACCATGGCCGAGCAGGTGAAGCACCAGACCAAGTGCTCCGTCTGCCGGCAGTGCCCCATCAAGGGCTTCAG GTATCGGAGCCTGAAGCAGTTCAATGTGGATATCTGCCAGACCTGCTTCCTCACCGGGCGAGCCAGCAAGGGCAACAAGCTGCACTACCCCATCATGGAGTACTACACCCCG ACCACCTCCAGCGAGAACATGCGGGACTTTGCCACCACGCTGAAGAACAAGTTTCGCTCCAAGCAGTACTTCAGCAAGCACCCGCAGAGGGGCTACCTGCCCGTCCAGTCCGTGCTGGAGGCTGACTTCTCCGAGAC CCCAGCCTCCTCCCCGATGCTGCCGCACGCTGACACCCACTCCCGGATCGAGCACTTTGCCAGCAG GCTTGCAGAGATGGAAAACCAGAACTGTTCCTTCTTCAGCGACAGCCTGTCCCCCGATGACAGCCT GGATGAGGACCAGTACCTGCTGCGCCACTCCAGCCCCATCACCGACCGAGAGCCCGCGGGCAGCCAGCAGGTCCCAGGAAGCCTGCCCATGGATGACAAGGGGGAGCTGGAGCGCATCCTGGCGCACCTGGAGGATGAAAACAG GATCCTGCAGGGAGAGCTGAGGCGTTTGAAATGGCAGCACGACGAGGCCGTGGAGTCCCCGACCTTGGCTACGGGCTCCCCCGAGCTGGTGCCAGACCCCCGCAACGAGGAGCTCCTGGCGGAAGCGCGCATCCTCCGGCAGCACAAGAGCCGCCTGGAGACCCGCATGCAGATCCTGGAGGACCACAACAAGCAGCTGGAGTCCCAGCTGCACCggctcagagagctgctgctgcag CCGCCGGCAGAGTCAGATGGAAACGGCTCAGCAGCATCTTCCCTGGCTTCATCCCCGCACCAGTCCGAAGGCAGCCAGGCAAAGGAGAAGGAGCACGACACCCCCGACACCGAAACTGCAG ATGAGGTGGAGGCCAAGACGCAAGAGGTCAGCGTGTGCCTGGAGGACATCATGGAGAAGCTGCGGAGCGCCTTCCCCAGCTCTCGAG GTATGACCTCCCTTATCTAA
- the DRP2 gene encoding dystrophin-related protein 2 isoform X3 gives MNLCWNEIKKKSHSLRARLEAFSDHSGKLQVPLQEIIDWLGQKDEELSAQLPLRGDVLLVQQEKETHAAFMEEVKSRGPYIYSVLESAQAFLSQHPFEELEEPTSESKDVSPRHRIQNISRFVWKQANVASELWEKLTARCVDQHRHIERTLEQLLEIKGAMEELSTTLDQAESVRETWEPIGDLFIDSLPEHIQSTKLFKDELSPMKDGVKVVNDLAHQLAISDVHLSMENSRTLEHINTRWKQLQASINERLKQLQDAHRDFGPGSQHFLSSSVQVPWERAISPNKVPYYINHQAQTTCWDHPKMTELYQTLADLNNIKFSAYRTAMKLRRVQKALRLDMVTLATALEIFNEHDLQPSDRAMDVVEVIHCLTALYERLEEERGILVNVPLCVDMSLNWLLNVFDSGRSGKMRALSFKTGIACLCGTEVKEKFQYLFSQVANAGGLCDQRHLGVLLHEAIQVPRQLGEVAAFGGSNVEPSIRSCFRFSHGKSAIEASQFLEWANLEPQSMVWLAVLHRVTMAEQVKHQTKCSVCRQCPIKGFRYRSLKQFNVDICQTCFLTGRASKGNKLHYPIMEYYTPTTSSENMRDFATTLKNKFRSKQYFSKHPQRGYLPVQSVLEADFSETPASSPMLPHADTHSRIEHFASRLAEMENQNCSFFSDSLSPDDSLDEDQYLLRHSSPITDREPAGSQQVPGSLPMDDKGELERILAHLEDENRILQGELRRLKWQHDEAVESPTLATGSPELVPDPRNEELLAEARILRQHKSRLETRMQILEDHNKQLESQLHRLRELLLQPPAESDGNGSAASSLASSPHQSEGSQAKEKEHDTPDTETADEVEAKTQEVSVCLEDIMEKLRSAFPSSRGARRLQALVRMRRSSPTCKDRRPELRRGQSSSVLDELPPAKTD, from the exons ATGAATCTTTGTTGGAACGAGATCAAAAAGAAATCCCACAGCCTTCG GGCTCGGCTGGAGGCCTTCTCCGACCACAGCGGGAAGCTGCAGGTGCCCCTGCAGGAGATCATCGACTGGCTGGGGCAGAAGGATGAGGAGCTGTCGGCGCAGCTGCCCCTGCGCGGGGACGTCCTGCTGgtgcagcaggagaaggagacGCACGCG GCTTTCATGGAAGAAGTGAAGTCCCGGGGGCCGTATATTTACTCTGTCCTGGAGTCAGCACAGGCTTTCCTTTCCCAGCATCCGTTTGAGGAACTGGAAGAGCcaacttcagaaagcaaag ATGTTTCTCCCCGGCACCGCATCCAGAACATCAGCCGCTTCGTCTGGAAGCAGGCGAATGTGGCCAGCGAGCTGTGGGAGAAGCTGACGGCCCGCTGTGTGGACCAGCACCGGCACATCGAGCGGAcgctggagcagctgctggagatcAAAGGGGCCATGGaggagctcagcaccacgcTGGACCAGGCTGAAAGCGTGCGTGAGACCTGGGAGCCCATTGGGGACCTCTTCATCGACTCCTTGCCAGAGCACATCCAGTCCACCAAG ctcttcaaggaCGAGCTCTCTCCCATGAAGGACGGGGTGAAAGTGGTCAATGACCTGGCACACCAGCTCGCCATCTCGGACGTCCACCTCTCCATGGAGAACTCCCGCACCCTGGAGCACATCAACACACgctggaagcagctgcag gcCTCCATCAACGAACGCCTGAAGCAGCTCCAGGATGCCCACCGGGACTTCGGGCCGGGCTCGCAGCACTTCCTCTCCT CCTCGGTCCAGGTGCCCTGGGAGCGAGCCATCTCCCCCAACAAAGTGCCCTACTACATCAA ccacCAGGCCCAGACAACGTGCTGGGACCACCCCAAGATGACGGAGCTGTACCAGACGCTGG CGGATTTGAACAACATCAAGTTCTCGGCGTACCGGACAGCGATGAAGCTGCGGCGGGTGCAGAAAGCCCTGCGAT TGGACATGGTGACCCTGGCCACGGCCCTGGAGATCTTCAACGAGCACGACCTGCAGCCCAGCGACCGGGCGATGGACGTGGTGGAGGTGATCCACTGCCTGACCGCCCTGTACGAGCGGCTGGAGGAGGAGCGGGGCATCCTGGTGAACGTGCCGCTCTGCGTCGACATGAGCCTCAACTGGCTGCTCAACGTCTTCGACAG CGGCCGCAGCGGGAAGATGAGGGCCCTCTCCTTCAAGACGGGCATTGCATGTCTGTGCGGGACGGAGGTCAAGGAGAAATTCCAGT ACCTCTTCAGCCAAGTGGCAAATGCTGGGGGTCTGTGTGACCAGCGGCACCTGGGTGTCCTGCTCCACGAGGCCATCCAGGTCCCGCGGCAGCTCGGGGAGGTGGCAGCCTTCGGGGGCAGCAACGTGGAGCCCAGCATCCGCAGCTGCTTCCGATTC AGCCACGGCAAGTCTGCCATCGAGGCGTCCCAGTTCCTGGAGTGGGCCAACCTGGAGCCGCAGTCCATGGTGTGGCTGGCCGTGCTGCACCGCGTCACCATGGCCGAGCAGGTGAAGCACCAGACCAAGTGCTCCGTCTGCCGGCAGTGCCCCATCAAGGGCTTCAG GTATCGGAGCCTGAAGCAGTTCAATGTGGATATCTGCCAGACCTGCTTCCTCACCGGGCGAGCCAGCAAGGGCAACAAGCTGCACTACCCCATCATGGAGTACTACACCCCG ACCACCTCCAGCGAGAACATGCGGGACTTTGCCACCACGCTGAAGAACAAGTTTCGCTCCAAGCAGTACTTCAGCAAGCACCCGCAGAGGGGCTACCTGCCCGTCCAGTCCGTGCTGGAGGCTGACTTCTCCGAGAC CCCAGCCTCCTCCCCGATGCTGCCGCACGCTGACACCCACTCCCGGATCGAGCACTTTGCCAGCAG GCTTGCAGAGATGGAAAACCAGAACTGTTCCTTCTTCAGCGACAGCCTGTCCCCCGATGACAGCCT GGATGAGGACCAGTACCTGCTGCGCCACTCCAGCCCCATCACCGACCGAGAGCCCGCGGGCAGCCAGCAGGTCCCAGGAAGCCTGCCCATGGATGACAAGGGGGAGCTGGAGCGCATCCTGGCGCACCTGGAGGATGAAAACAG GATCCTGCAGGGAGAGCTGAGGCGTTTGAAATGGCAGCACGACGAGGCCGTGGAGTCCCCGACCTTGGCTACGGGCTCCCCCGAGCTGGTGCCAGACCCCCGCAACGAGGAGCTCCTGGCGGAAGCGCGCATCCTCCGGCAGCACAAGAGCCGCCTGGAGACCCGCATGCAGATCCTGGAGGACCACAACAAGCAGCTGGAGTCCCAGCTGCACCggctcagagagctgctgctgcag CCGCCGGCAGAGTCAGATGGAAACGGCTCAGCAGCATCTTCCCTGGCTTCATCCCCGCACCAGTCCGAAGGCAGCCAGGCAAAGGAGAAGGAGCACGACACCCCCGACACCGAAACTGCAG ATGAGGTGGAGGCCAAGACGCAAGAGGTCAGCGTGTGCCTGGAGGACATCATGGAGAAGCTGCGGAGCGCCTTCCCCAGCTCTCGAG GAGCGCGGCGGCTGCAGGCACtggtgaggatgaggaggagctCTCCTACCTGCAAGGACAGGCGGCCAGAGCTGCGCAGAGGACAGAGCAGCTCAGTCCTGGATGAGCTCCCTCCTGCGAAGACAGACTGA
- the DRP2 gene encoding dystrophin-related protein 2 isoform X1 codes for MQPLVMQEWPYVLPPCPEWHGAAPARHSGAAHPLPQVKGSQDGAGPSCVSPRAPSSVAGPQNPLEMNLCWNEIKKKSHSLRARLEAFSDHSGKLQVPLQEIIDWLGQKDEELSAQLPLRGDVLLVQQEKETHAAFMEEVKSRGPYIYSVLESAQAFLSQHPFEELEEPTSESKDVSPRHRIQNISRFVWKQANVASELWEKLTARCVDQHRHIERTLEQLLEIKGAMEELSTTLDQAESVRETWEPIGDLFIDSLPEHIQSTKLFKDELSPMKDGVKVVNDLAHQLAISDVHLSMENSRTLEHINTRWKQLQASINERLKQLQDAHRDFGPGSQHFLSSSVQVPWERAISPNKVPYYINHQAQTTCWDHPKMTELYQTLADLNNIKFSAYRTAMKLRRVQKALRLDMVTLATALEIFNEHDLQPSDRAMDVVEVIHCLTALYERLEEERGILVNVPLCVDMSLNWLLNVFDSGRSGKMRALSFKTGIACLCGTEVKEKFQYLFSQVANAGGLCDQRHLGVLLHEAIQVPRQLGEVAAFGGSNVEPSIRSCFRFSHGKSAIEASQFLEWANLEPQSMVWLAVLHRVTMAEQVKHQTKCSVCRQCPIKGFRYRSLKQFNVDICQTCFLTGRASKGNKLHYPIMEYYTPTTSSENMRDFATTLKNKFRSKQYFSKHPQRGYLPVQSVLEADFSETPASSPMLPHADTHSRIEHFASRLAEMENQNCSFFSDSLSPDDSLDEDQYLLRHSSPITDREPAGSQQVPGSLPMDDKGELERILAHLEDENRILQGELRRLKWQHDEAVESPTLATGSPELVPDPRNEELLAEARILRQHKSRLETRMQILEDHNKQLESQLHRLRELLLQPPAESDGNGSAASSLASSPHQSEGSQAKEKEHDTPDTETADEVEAKTQEVSVCLEDIMEKLRSAFPSSRGARRLQALVRMRRSSPTCKDRRPELRRGQSSSVLDELPPAKTD; via the exons ATGCAGCCCCTGGTGATGCAGGAATGGCCTTACGTCCTCCCACCATGTCCTGAGTGGCACGGCGCGGCCCCGGCGCGGCACAGCGGCGCTGCCCACCCGCTGCCTCAG GTTAAAGGCTCTCAGGATGGTGCGGGACCTTCGTGTGTAAGCCCCCGGGCTCCCAGCAGTGTTGCTGGGCCCCAGAACCCCCTGGAGATGAATCTTTGTTGGAACGAGATCAAAAAGAAATCCCACAGCCTTCG GGCTCGGCTGGAGGCCTTCTCCGACCACAGCGGGAAGCTGCAGGTGCCCCTGCAGGAGATCATCGACTGGCTGGGGCAGAAGGATGAGGAGCTGTCGGCGCAGCTGCCCCTGCGCGGGGACGTCCTGCTGgtgcagcaggagaaggagacGCACGCG GCTTTCATGGAAGAAGTGAAGTCCCGGGGGCCGTATATTTACTCTGTCCTGGAGTCAGCACAGGCTTTCCTTTCCCAGCATCCGTTTGAGGAACTGGAAGAGCcaacttcagaaagcaaag ATGTTTCTCCCCGGCACCGCATCCAGAACATCAGCCGCTTCGTCTGGAAGCAGGCGAATGTGGCCAGCGAGCTGTGGGAGAAGCTGACGGCCCGCTGTGTGGACCAGCACCGGCACATCGAGCGGAcgctggagcagctgctggagatcAAAGGGGCCATGGaggagctcagcaccacgcTGGACCAGGCTGAAAGCGTGCGTGAGACCTGGGAGCCCATTGGGGACCTCTTCATCGACTCCTTGCCAGAGCACATCCAGTCCACCAAG ctcttcaaggaCGAGCTCTCTCCCATGAAGGACGGGGTGAAAGTGGTCAATGACCTGGCACACCAGCTCGCCATCTCGGACGTCCACCTCTCCATGGAGAACTCCCGCACCCTGGAGCACATCAACACACgctggaagcagctgcag gcCTCCATCAACGAACGCCTGAAGCAGCTCCAGGATGCCCACCGGGACTTCGGGCCGGGCTCGCAGCACTTCCTCTCCT CCTCGGTCCAGGTGCCCTGGGAGCGAGCCATCTCCCCCAACAAAGTGCCCTACTACATCAA ccacCAGGCCCAGACAACGTGCTGGGACCACCCCAAGATGACGGAGCTGTACCAGACGCTGG CGGATTTGAACAACATCAAGTTCTCGGCGTACCGGACAGCGATGAAGCTGCGGCGGGTGCAGAAAGCCCTGCGAT TGGACATGGTGACCCTGGCCACGGCCCTGGAGATCTTCAACGAGCACGACCTGCAGCCCAGCGACCGGGCGATGGACGTGGTGGAGGTGATCCACTGCCTGACCGCCCTGTACGAGCGGCTGGAGGAGGAGCGGGGCATCCTGGTGAACGTGCCGCTCTGCGTCGACATGAGCCTCAACTGGCTGCTCAACGTCTTCGACAG CGGCCGCAGCGGGAAGATGAGGGCCCTCTCCTTCAAGACGGGCATTGCATGTCTGTGCGGGACGGAGGTCAAGGAGAAATTCCAGT ACCTCTTCAGCCAAGTGGCAAATGCTGGGGGTCTGTGTGACCAGCGGCACCTGGGTGTCCTGCTCCACGAGGCCATCCAGGTCCCGCGGCAGCTCGGGGAGGTGGCAGCCTTCGGGGGCAGCAACGTGGAGCCCAGCATCCGCAGCTGCTTCCGATTC AGCCACGGCAAGTCTGCCATCGAGGCGTCCCAGTTCCTGGAGTGGGCCAACCTGGAGCCGCAGTCCATGGTGTGGCTGGCCGTGCTGCACCGCGTCACCATGGCCGAGCAGGTGAAGCACCAGACCAAGTGCTCCGTCTGCCGGCAGTGCCCCATCAAGGGCTTCAG GTATCGGAGCCTGAAGCAGTTCAATGTGGATATCTGCCAGACCTGCTTCCTCACCGGGCGAGCCAGCAAGGGCAACAAGCTGCACTACCCCATCATGGAGTACTACACCCCG ACCACCTCCAGCGAGAACATGCGGGACTTTGCCACCACGCTGAAGAACAAGTTTCGCTCCAAGCAGTACTTCAGCAAGCACCCGCAGAGGGGCTACCTGCCCGTCCAGTCCGTGCTGGAGGCTGACTTCTCCGAGAC CCCAGCCTCCTCCCCGATGCTGCCGCACGCTGACACCCACTCCCGGATCGAGCACTTTGCCAGCAG GCTTGCAGAGATGGAAAACCAGAACTGTTCCTTCTTCAGCGACAGCCTGTCCCCCGATGACAGCCT GGATGAGGACCAGTACCTGCTGCGCCACTCCAGCCCCATCACCGACCGAGAGCCCGCGGGCAGCCAGCAGGTCCCAGGAAGCCTGCCCATGGATGACAAGGGGGAGCTGGAGCGCATCCTGGCGCACCTGGAGGATGAAAACAG GATCCTGCAGGGAGAGCTGAGGCGTTTGAAATGGCAGCACGACGAGGCCGTGGAGTCCCCGACCTTGGCTACGGGCTCCCCCGAGCTGGTGCCAGACCCCCGCAACGAGGAGCTCCTGGCGGAAGCGCGCATCCTCCGGCAGCACAAGAGCCGCCTGGAGACCCGCATGCAGATCCTGGAGGACCACAACAAGCAGCTGGAGTCCCAGCTGCACCggctcagagagctgctgctgcag CCGCCGGCAGAGTCAGATGGAAACGGCTCAGCAGCATCTTCCCTGGCTTCATCCCCGCACCAGTCCGAAGGCAGCCAGGCAAAGGAGAAGGAGCACGACACCCCCGACACCGAAACTGCAG ATGAGGTGGAGGCCAAGACGCAAGAGGTCAGCGTGTGCCTGGAGGACATCATGGAGAAGCTGCGGAGCGCCTTCCCCAGCTCTCGAG GAGCGCGGCGGCTGCAGGCACtggtgaggatgaggaggagctCTCCTACCTGCAAGGACAGGCGGCCAGAGCTGCGCAGAGGACAGAGCAGCTCAGTCCTGGATGAGCTCCCTCCTGCGAAGACAGACTGA